The Methanosarcina acetivorans C2A genome includes the window AGCCGATAGCATCAGATTTGAGATTCAAAACAACTCTGGAGGTAAATATATGGAACAGGCAGCTACAGAATACCGTGCCGTGGAGTATGAGGTACTGCAGGTCCCCTGGTGGCTGGTTGTACTTGAAGGGATTATTTCCGTCATCATTGGCTTATTTCTTTTATTTTCACCTGTAGCAACAACCATAACACTGGTTCAGATACTTGGAATCTTCTGGTTTCTGGGAGGAGTTATTTCAATCATTTCACTGCTGGTAGACAGAGAGGACATGGGCTGGAAACTGCTTTCCGGTGTCATAGGTATACTTATCGGAATTGTGGTATTTGTATACCCATACAGCCCCTTTGTAATTCTGTCACTTTTCGTAATCATACTGGGGATCCTGAGTATTGTATATGGGGCAATCAGACTTTTTTGGGCCCTCAAAGGAGGAGGAATAGGAGTGGCAATTCTCGGAATCCTGACAATTATCCTCGGGATACTCCTGCTGGTCAACCCCCTGGCAGGTGCTGCTATCCTGCCCTGGATATATGGGATTTTCCTTGTTATAGGCGGGATTGCAGCACTGATT containing:
- a CDS encoding HdeD family acid-resistance protein, with translation MEQAATEYRAVEYEVLQVPWWLVVLEGIISVIIGLFLLFSPVATTITLVQILGIFWFLGGVISIISLLVDREDMGWKLLSGVIGILIGIVVFVYPYSPFVILSLFVIILGILSIVYGAIRLFWALKGGGIGVAILGILTIILGILLLVNPLAGAAILPWIYGIFLVIGGIAALIGGLKMKSGKNNPYAG